A genomic window from Pontibacillus halophilus JSM 076056 = DSM 19796 includes:
- a CDS encoding HNH endonuclease signature motif containing protein: MLKMKDERCELCGRSPLRTTVHHLVPRENGGVEGPTANLCQACHKQIHALFTNDELAAFYHTIPRLEEHPDMEKYLRFIRKQPPEKQITIHKSNRKKRK, from the coding sequence AAGATGAAGGATGAAAGATGTGAACTTTGCGGACGCTCTCCGCTTAGAACGACAGTTCATCATCTCGTGCCAAGGGAAAACGGGGGTGTAGAAGGACCTACGGCGAATTTATGCCAGGCCTGTCACAAGCAAATCCATGCCTTGTTTACAAATGATGAGTTGGCTGCCTTTTATCACACAATTCCAAGGTTAGAGGAACATCCAGATATGGAGAAATACTTGCGCTTTATTCGGAAACAACCTCCCGAGAAACAAATTACCATTCACAAATCGAACCGGAAGAAACGCAAATAA